One Opitutia bacterium DNA segment encodes these proteins:
- a CDS encoding PAS domain S-box protein, whose translation MPARKPTPAAPQAVGPAPAAVALLESLPEAALITRDKWDAAGVEILAANSRFASLCGYSVAELVGRNTRLLHGPKTEVLTPRAGRSASERLLAGEGWLHRKDGTAFFAGWNFSSLGDGLLVAVFRDLSEVRRLQEAMFHSQKLDTVGQLTGGVAHDFNNLLSIINGYCEIMSAKLTGLPAAQKDLEEIHRAGQKAARLARQILEFSRRQETEARVVNPNTLIREIADILRRVVGEAVKVEMRLASDLGNTRIDPTQFQQVLLNLCFNARDAMPHGGKLTVRTANHKLAAPAGDLRAGDYVMLQVTDTGTGMDDTTLARMWEPFFTTKPHGTGLGLPMAFAVVKSCEGRITVRSKPGSGTTFEVLLPETPEPEQVYSTMIPTPPGARGSETLWLVEEDEVLRKMVSGILAVDGYKVQEFASIADAIGSVGKGPAPHLLLVDAGVADAVKLIHLLAAKCPRLRVLAVSVDSPASALRDFPPRSFAHLPKPFALSTLLRSVRGLLDTR comes from the coding sequence ATGCCTGCCCGCAAGCCCACTCCCGCTGCGCCCCAAGCCGTCGGCCCCGCCCCGGCCGCCGTCGCCTTGCTCGAGTCGCTGCCCGAGGCCGCGCTGATCACGCGCGACAAATGGGACGCAGCCGGCGTGGAAATCCTCGCCGCCAACTCCCGCTTCGCCTCGCTCTGCGGCTACAGCGTCGCCGAACTCGTCGGCCGCAACACCCGGCTGTTGCACGGCCCGAAGACCGAGGTGCTCACGCCCCGCGCCGGCCGCTCGGCGAGCGAGCGCCTGCTCGCGGGGGAAGGCTGGCTGCATCGCAAGGACGGCACGGCCTTCTTCGCCGGTTGGAATTTCTCGTCGCTGGGCGACGGCCTGCTCGTCGCTGTTTTTCGCGATCTCTCGGAGGTGCGACGGCTGCAGGAAGCGATGTTCCACTCGCAGAAACTCGACACGGTCGGCCAGCTCACCGGCGGCGTCGCGCACGACTTCAACAACCTGCTCTCGATCATCAACGGCTACTGCGAGATCATGAGCGCCAAGCTCACCGGCCTGCCCGCCGCGCAGAAGGACCTCGAGGAAATCCACCGCGCGGGGCAAAAGGCCGCGCGCCTCGCCCGCCAAATCCTCGAGTTCAGCCGCCGCCAGGAAACCGAGGCGCGCGTCGTCAACCCGAACACGCTCATCCGCGAGATCGCCGACATCCTCCGCCGCGTCGTGGGCGAGGCCGTAAAGGTCGAGATGCGCCTCGCTTCCGATCTCGGCAACACACGCATCGACCCGACGCAGTTCCAGCAGGTGCTGCTCAATCTCTGCTTCAACGCCCGCGACGCCATGCCGCACGGCGGCAAGCTCACCGTGCGCACCGCCAACCACAAGCTGGCCGCGCCGGCCGGGGATTTGCGCGCCGGCGACTACGTCATGCTGCAGGTCACCGACACCGGCACCGGCATGGACGACACGACGCTCGCACGGATGTGGGAGCCGTTCTTCACCACCAAACCGCACGGCACCGGCCTGGGTTTGCCCATGGCGTTCGCCGTCGTGAAAAGCTGCGAGGGCCGCATCACCGTCCGCAGCAAACCGGGCTCCGGCACGACGTTCGAGGTGTTGCTCCCCGAGACACCCGAGCCCGAGCAGGTCTACAGCACGATGATCCCGACGCCGCCCGGCGCGCGCGGCTCTGAAACGCTCTGGCTCGTCGAAGAGGATGAAGTGCTGCGCAAAATGGTCAGCGGCATCCTCGCGGTCGACGGCTACAAGGTGCAGGAGTTCGCCAGCATCGCCGACGCCATCGGCAGCGTGGGCAAAGGTCCCGCGCCGCACCTCTTGCTCGTCGACGCTGGCGTGGCCGACGCGGTGAAACTCATCCATTTGCTCGCCGCAAAGTGCCCGCGCCTGCGCGTGCTCGCCGTGTCGGTCGACTCGCCGGCGTCGGCCTTGCGCGACTTCCCGCCGCGCTCGTTCGCGCACCTGCCGAAGCCTTTTGCGCTGAGCACGCTGCTCCGCTCGGTGCGCGGGCTGCTCGATACGCGATGA
- a CDS encoding TSUP family transporter, with product MLPELTAAHYALLFAAGLVAGAVDAIAGGGGLITLPAMLGVGLPPPLALGSNKLGSVFGTASATWSFARQGAVDLRECVRGVVFTAIGAVAGAVAVRLLDPALLGRAIPWLLAAIVIYMVFRPKLGETDRHHRMEAPAFYAVFGLSFGFYDGFFGPGVGSFWTIAFVMVLGHNFMKAAAHTKVMNLASNAAALAFFAAAGAVVPGPGLAVGAGQLIGARVGAHLAMTRGARFVRPIFLVMATLTIAKLIYQHYVK from the coding sequence ATGTTGCCCGAGTTGACCGCCGCTCATTACGCGCTGCTTTTCGCCGCCGGTTTGGTGGCGGGCGCGGTGGACGCGATCGCGGGCGGGGGCGGGTTGATCACGCTGCCGGCGATGCTCGGTGTCGGGTTGCCACCGCCGCTGGCGCTGGGCAGCAACAAGCTCGGTTCGGTCTTCGGCACGGCGTCGGCGACGTGGAGTTTCGCGCGGCAGGGCGCGGTGGACTTGCGCGAATGCGTGCGCGGTGTGGTGTTCACGGCGATCGGGGCGGTGGCAGGCGCGGTGGCCGTGCGATTGCTGGATCCGGCGCTGCTGGGGCGCGCGATTCCGTGGCTGCTGGCGGCGATCGTGATCTACATGGTTTTCCGGCCGAAGTTGGGCGAGACCGACCGCCATCATCGGATGGAGGCGCCGGCGTTCTACGCGGTGTTCGGGTTGAGTTTCGGTTTTTACGACGGCTTTTTCGGCCCGGGCGTGGGCTCGTTCTGGACCATCGCGTTCGTGATGGTGCTCGGGCACAATTTCATGAAAGCGGCGGCACACACGAAGGTGATGAATCTCGCGAGCAACGCCGCGGCGCTGGCGTTTTTCGCGGCGGCGGGGGCGGTGGTGCCCGGGCCCGGGCTGGCGGTCGGCGCCGGCCAGCTCATCGGCGCCCGGGTGGGCGCACATCTGGCGATGACGCGCGGCGCGCGGTTCGTGCGGCCGATCTTTCTGGTGATGGCGACGCTGACGATCGCGAAGCTGATCTACCAGCACTACGTGAAGTGA
- a CDS encoding zinc-binding dehydrogenase, which produces MKAVQIVGIKQPAVVAEVSAPQAMPGHAVVQLKAAALNHRDVFIQQGLYPGIKLPVTPGSDGAGVVTAVGSGADADWVGREVIINPALDWGADPRAQGPAFRILGMPDAGTFAEQIAIPVANLVAKPAHLTWEQAAALPLAGLTAWRAMFTRAQLKAGERVLVTGIGGGAALFALQFARAAGAEVWVTSSSPEKIARAQSLGAQGGVNYRDADWSEQLLRAAGGAFDVIVDSAGGEGFTKLVDCTKPGGRIAFFGATAGNPKLFEMRKCFFRQINVLGTTMGSPVDFAGMATLVAAAKIVPTVDRVFAFGDAEQALRHMEAAAQFGKIVLKV; this is translated from the coding sequence ATGAAAGCCGTCCAAATCGTGGGGATCAAACAACCGGCCGTGGTGGCGGAGGTGTCGGCGCCGCAGGCGATGCCCGGTCATGCCGTGGTGCAGCTGAAGGCGGCGGCGCTGAACCACCGCGACGTTTTCATCCAGCAAGGGCTCTATCCCGGCATCAAGTTGCCGGTCACGCCCGGCTCGGACGGCGCAGGCGTCGTCACGGCGGTCGGCAGCGGGGCGGACGCGGACTGGGTCGGGCGCGAGGTGATCATCAATCCGGCGCTGGATTGGGGCGCGGATCCGCGCGCGCAGGGGCCGGCGTTTCGCATCCTCGGCATGCCGGACGCGGGGACGTTCGCCGAACAGATCGCGATCCCCGTGGCCAATCTCGTGGCGAAGCCCGCGCACCTCACTTGGGAGCAGGCCGCCGCGTTGCCGCTCGCCGGGCTGACGGCGTGGCGGGCGATGTTCACGCGCGCGCAATTGAAAGCCGGCGAACGCGTGCTCGTGACGGGCATCGGTGGCGGCGCGGCGCTCTTCGCGCTGCAATTCGCGCGCGCGGCCGGCGCGGAGGTGTGGGTGACGTCGAGTTCGCCGGAAAAGATCGCGCGGGCGCAGTCGCTCGGCGCACAGGGCGGCGTCAACTACCGCGACGCGGATTGGAGCGAACAGCTCCTGCGGGCGGCGGGCGGCGCGTTCGACGTGATCGTCGACAGCGCGGGCGGTGAGGGTTTCACGAAGCTCGTCGATTGCACGAAGCCGGGCGGGCGCATCGCGTTTTTCGGGGCGACGGCCGGCAACCCGAAGTTGTTCGAGATGCGAAAATGTTTTTTCCGGCAAATCAACGTGCTCGGCACGACGATGGGATCGCCGGTCGATTTCGCCGGGATGGCGACGTTGGTGGCGGCGGCGAAGATCGTGCCGACGGTCGATCGTGTCTTCGCGTTCGGCGACGCGGAGCAGGCGTTGCGGCACATGGAGGCGGCCGCGCAGTTCGGCAAAATCGTGCTGAAAGTCTGA
- a CDS encoding response regulator transcription factor, producing MCSALSILQIEDDPLWRDFCAAALQDRPEVGSLETAVDGAGGLALAQLRRPDIVLLDLRLPDIDGFVLLEQLAKLRPRPPKILILSVRNDAWALFRSRDERVHGFLWKTGDIKLHLLTALTALAQGNKYYPADVRQAWTELRADPSAFFKILSSRELDLMHHFASGLGDAEIAQQIGLSTLTVKSHRQHVMTKIGVHSTPQLIHWAIRAGFGRGDGKDAPK from the coding sequence ATGTGTTCGGCCTTGTCCATTCTCCAGATCGAAGACGACCCGCTGTGGCGGGATTTTTGCGCCGCCGCGTTACAAGACCGACCTGAAGTCGGCTCGCTCGAGACCGCCGTCGACGGCGCAGGCGGACTCGCCCTCGCCCAGCTCCGCCGCCCGGACATCGTGCTGCTCGACCTGCGCCTGCCCGACATCGACGGCTTCGTCCTCCTCGAACAGCTCGCCAAGCTCCGGCCGCGCCCGCCGAAAATCCTGATCCTCTCGGTCCGCAACGATGCGTGGGCGCTCTTCCGATCGCGCGACGAGCGCGTGCACGGCTTCCTGTGGAAGACCGGCGACATCAAGCTCCACCTGCTCACCGCTCTCACCGCCCTCGCGCAGGGCAACAAATACTACCCGGCCGACGTGCGTCAGGCATGGACGGAGCTGAGGGCCGACCCGAGCGCGTTCTTCAAGATCCTCTCCAGCCGCGAACTCGACTTGATGCACCACTTCGCCAGCGGCCTCGGCGACGCCGAAATCGCGCAACAAATCGGTCTGAGCACCCTCACGGTGAAATCCCACCGCCAGCACGTGATGACGAAGATCGGCGTGCACAGCACGCCTCAGCTGATCCACTGGGCGATTCGGGCGGGATTCGGGCGCGGCGACGGCAAAGACGCGCCGAAGTGA
- a CDS encoding TerC family protein: MTDYIPLFPFADYWWFYGLFTLFVLGMLALDLGVFHRDAHEVRFKEALGWSAVWITLALLFGYGLYQYALYKFPLDPRLVGLDHAALAKQTGLEYLTGFVVEKSLSVDNIFVFVVVFSYFAVPLKYQHRVLFYGILGALVFRVIFIALGAVLMKFHWVIWLFGGFLVLTGIKILFAPEKPIEPERNPVIRLLRRLMPVTSQLQGQSFFAKLDGVWHATPLLVCLVFLEVTDIVFAVDSVPAIFALTKEPLVVFTSNVFAILGLRALFFLLAGIMHKFRFLKYGLGLILVFVGLKMVWLNDAFGGKFPISWSLGIIGALLAGAIAASLLIPARPATAEANRT; this comes from the coding sequence ATGACCGACTACATCCCGCTGTTTCCGTTCGCCGACTACTGGTGGTTCTACGGACTCTTCACGCTCTTCGTGCTGGGCATGCTCGCGCTCGATTTGGGCGTGTTTCACCGCGACGCGCACGAGGTGCGCTTCAAGGAGGCGCTGGGGTGGAGCGCGGTCTGGATCACGCTCGCGCTGCTGTTCGGCTACGGACTCTACCAGTATGCGCTCTACAAATTCCCCCTCGATCCGCGGCTGGTCGGGCTCGACCACGCGGCGCTGGCGAAGCAGACGGGACTCGAATACCTCACGGGCTTCGTCGTCGAGAAGTCGCTGTCGGTGGACAATATCTTCGTGTTCGTCGTCGTGTTCAGCTACTTCGCGGTGCCGCTGAAATACCAGCATCGTGTCCTCTTCTACGGCATCCTCGGGGCGCTGGTCTTCCGCGTGATCTTCATCGCGCTGGGCGCGGTGCTGATGAAATTCCACTGGGTGATCTGGCTGTTCGGCGGCTTCCTCGTGCTGACCGGCATCAAGATCCTGTTCGCGCCCGAAAAACCCATCGAGCCGGAGAGGAACCCCGTGATCCGCCTGCTGCGGCGGCTGATGCCCGTGACCTCGCAGCTGCAAGGCCAGAGCTTCTTCGCGAAACTCGACGGCGTGTGGCACGCGACGCCGCTGCTCGTGTGCCTCGTGTTCCTCGAGGTGACCGACATCGTGTTCGCGGTGGACAGCGTGCCGGCGATCTTCGCGCTGACGAAGGAGCCGCTGGTGGTCTTCACCTCGAACGTCTTCGCCATCCTCGGGTTGCGCGCGCTGTTCTTCCTGCTCGCGGGCATCATGCACAAGTTTCGTTTCCTGAAATACGGGCTCGGACTGATTCTGGTCTTCGTCGGCCTGAAGATGGTGTGGCTGAACGACGCCTTCGGCGGCAAGTTCCCCATCAGCTGGTCGCTCGGCATCATCGGCGCGCTGCTCGCGGGAGCGATTGCCGCCTCGCTGCTGATTCCGGCCCGGCCCGCGACGGCGGAAGCAAACCGCACTTGA
- a CDS encoding exopolysaccharide biosynthesis protein — MPFSAHSSPPDPLRRLSDDLHALSVAFSDHAVTLGEVMEKLGARASALLIIVCGLPFCSPITIPGMSTPFGLVILILALRFAAGRPPWLPQRLRGVKLPPKFFARVLEAGSKMVGWIERQLRPRWDWISNADWKIRLHSLVVAAAAALLLLPLPPVPPLTNTLPALVIVVLTMSVLERDGFGIAAGYTLFVGTLGYFAFWATVIAETVRRVLERFAG; from the coding sequence GTGCCTTTCTCCGCGCATTCCTCCCCGCCCGATCCGCTGCGCCGCCTCTCCGACGACCTCCACGCGCTCTCCGTCGCCTTCAGTGATCACGCGGTGACGCTCGGCGAAGTGATGGAAAAACTCGGCGCGCGCGCGTCCGCGCTGCTCATCATCGTGTGCGGCTTGCCGTTCTGCTCGCCGATCACGATCCCGGGCATGTCCACGCCGTTCGGCCTCGTGATCCTGATCCTCGCCTTGCGCTTCGCCGCCGGCCGGCCGCCCTGGCTGCCGCAGCGCCTGCGGGGCGTGAAACTGCCGCCGAAATTCTTCGCGCGCGTGCTGGAGGCGGGCAGCAAGATGGTGGGATGGATCGAGCGGCAGCTGCGGCCGCGGTGGGACTGGATTTCGAACGCCGATTGGAAAATCCGCCTGCACAGCCTCGTCGTCGCCGCGGCCGCCGCGTTGTTGCTCCTGCCGCTGCCGCCCGTGCCGCCGCTCACGAACACGTTGCCCGCGCTCGTGATCGTCGTCCTCACCATGAGCGTGCTCGAACGCGACGGCTTCGGCATCGCCGCGGGCTACACGCTCTTCGTGGGCACGCTGGGCTATTTCGCGTTTTGGGCGACAGTGATCGCGGAGACGGTGCGCCGCGTGCTCGAGCGCTTCGCGGGCTGA
- a CDS encoding 7-carboxy-7-deazaguanine synthase QueE, whose protein sequence is MLISEIFHSIQGEGELVGVPSVFVRTSGCNLRCNWCDTPYASWSPEGTQLSVDQIVAEIAKYPAKHVVLTGGEPMIAPEIHELAFQLKERGYHLTIETAATVPPRGIAFDLASLSPKLAHSAPDSRLDDTWRKKHESLRRQPEVIAAWIAAGDYQLKFVVRDEADVAEIEELLRDTLCVVPPHKILLMPEGTTLEALRARAGWLSELCKARGYRYAHRLHVELYGNKRGT, encoded by the coding sequence ATGCTGATTTCGGAAATTTTCCATTCGATCCAAGGCGAGGGCGAACTCGTGGGCGTGCCGTCGGTGTTCGTGCGCACGAGCGGCTGCAACCTCCGCTGCAATTGGTGCGACACACCGTATGCGTCGTGGTCGCCCGAAGGCACGCAGCTGAGCGTCGACCAAATCGTCGCGGAGATCGCCAAATATCCGGCCAAGCACGTCGTGCTGACCGGCGGCGAGCCGATGATCGCGCCGGAAATCCACGAGCTGGCGTTTCAGCTGAAGGAGCGCGGTTACCACCTCACGATCGAGACGGCAGCGACGGTGCCACCGCGCGGCATCGCGTTCGATCTGGCCTCGCTCAGTCCGAAGCTCGCGCACTCGGCGCCCGACTCGCGACTGGACGACACGTGGCGCAAGAAACACGAGTCGCTGCGCCGGCAACCCGAGGTGATCGCGGCGTGGATCGCGGCGGGGGATTATCAATTGAAGTTCGTGGTCCGCGACGAGGCGGACGTGGCCGAGATCGAGGAGCTGTTGCGCGACACGCTCTGCGTCGTGCCGCCGCACAAGATCCTGCTCATGCCCGAAGGCACGACGCTCGAGGCGCTCCGCGCGCGCGCCGGCTGGCTGAGCGAGCTGTGCAAGGCGCGTGGTTACCGCTACGCACACCGCCTGCACGTCGAGCTTTACGGCAACAAGCGCGGGACGTGA
- the queC gene encoding 7-cyano-7-deazaguanine synthase QueC, producing MKVVVLCSGGMDSVTALHWARREHDVRAVLSFDYGSKHNASELPFAAAHARALGVRHVVVPLAFIGEHFTSDLLQSGGEIPEGHYAADNMKRTVVPFRNGIMLAVAGGFAESVDATGLVIAAHTGDHTIYPDCREDFMRAMGDALRLGTYAGIELLRPFIALTKGQIAAEGARLGVDFAQTWSCYKGGAVHCGKCGTCVERREAFQQAGLVDPTVYEATPPLPSAPRSGQSSAPSAQPTQS from the coding sequence ATGAAAGTCGTCGTGCTTTGCTCCGGCGGGATGGATTCCGTGACCGCGCTCCATTGGGCGCGGCGCGAGCATGACGTGCGTGCGGTGCTGAGCTTCGACTACGGATCGAAGCACAACGCCTCCGAGCTGCCCTTCGCGGCGGCGCACGCGCGGGCGCTCGGCGTCCGGCACGTGGTGGTGCCGCTGGCGTTCATCGGCGAGCATTTCACGTCGGACTTGCTGCAGAGCGGCGGCGAGATCCCCGAGGGACACTACGCGGCCGACAACATGAAGCGCACGGTCGTCCCCTTCCGCAACGGCATCATGCTCGCGGTCGCCGGCGGTTTTGCCGAGAGCGTCGATGCGACGGGCCTCGTGATCGCCGCGCACACCGGCGACCACACGATCTATCCGGACTGCCGCGAGGATTTCATGCGCGCGATGGGCGACGCGCTGCGGCTCGGCACCTACGCAGGCATCGAGCTGTTGCGGCCGTTCATCGCGCTGACCAAGGGCCAGATTGCCGCGGAAGGCGCACGGCTCGGCGTGGATTTTGCGCAGACGTGGTCGTGCTACAAGGGCGGCGCCGTCCACTGCGGCAAGTGCGGCACGTGCGTCGAGCGGCGCGAGGCGTTCCAGCAGGCCGGGCTGGTTGATCCGACGGTTTACGAGGCCACGCCGCCGTTGCCGAGTGCTCCGCGCAGCGGTCAGTCATCAGCCCCCAGCGCTCAGCCGACCCAAAGCTGA
- a CDS encoding glycerophosphodiester phosphodiesterase — MAPSVRPLIIAHRGASAERPENTLAAFRRALALKVDGIELDVHVTRDGVPVVFHDADLRRLTGVRGRIAARTWRELRPLRVRGTEPIPRLVEVLRLTRDRCVVQIELKAGVPVGPVVRAVKAARAADAVILASFSATLVRDARRLAPAIPRMLISEGRVAPAALVRQLAACAAAGLSVDHRAIRSAAWVRGIASRGYSVWSWTVNDARVARRLAGWGVGGLLGDNPALLRAAV; from the coding sequence GTGGCCCCTTCCGTCCGTCCCCTGATCATCGCTCATCGCGGCGCCTCCGCCGAACGTCCGGAGAACACGCTCGCGGCCTTCCGCCGCGCGCTCGCCCTCAAGGTCGACGGTATCGAACTCGACGTGCACGTCACCCGCGACGGCGTGCCGGTGGTCTTCCACGACGCCGATCTGCGCCGCCTCACCGGTGTGCGCGGCCGCATCGCGGCGCGCACGTGGCGTGAGTTGCGCCCGCTGCGCGTGCGCGGGACGGAGCCCATCCCGCGCCTCGTCGAAGTCCTGCGTCTCACGCGCGACCGCTGCGTCGTGCAGATCGAGCTCAAGGCCGGCGTGCCGGTCGGGCCCGTCGTCCGTGCGGTGAAAGCCGCGCGCGCCGCCGACGCCGTGATCCTCGCCTCGTTCTCGGCCACCCTCGTGCGCGACGCGCGGCGCCTCGCGCCGGCCATCCCGCGCATGTTAATCTCGGAAGGCCGCGTCGCCCCCGCTGCGCTCGTCCGCCAGCTGGCGGCCTGCGCGGCAGCCGGCCTAAGCGTGGATCACCGCGCCATCCGCTCGGCGGCGTGGGTGCGCGGGATAGCTTCCCGGGGCTATTCCGTGTGGTCGTGGACCGTGAACGACGCGCGCGTCGCCCGCCGGCTGGCGGGGTGGGGCGTGGGCGGCCTCCTGGGGGACAATCCGGCCTTGCTGCGCGCCGCCGTTTAG
- a CDS encoding histone deacetylase, whose translation MRPEQPARITRTVPHLQNAHPDWEWRVPGQFDEAVLLRAHTAALLKRIEEPGDIDEDTPHFPGIAQHARRSVAAALDATAAALAGHRAFALMRPPGHHCTRNQAMGFCYLNQIAVAALEAQANRGVRVAVWDFDAHHGNGTEDILEGKPGVFFASVHQSPGYPGTGTRSTVNCRNFPVKPHTPREFHLGELARSWEAVLSFKPDLVLVSAGFDAFEGDPITEMTLALDDFAELGRWLRQSGLPAAAVLEGGYADQLPQLIDAFLTAWDQ comes from the coding sequence ATGCGGCCGGAACAGCCCGCGCGCATCACTCGCACCGTCCCGCATCTCCAAAACGCGCACCCCGACTGGGAGTGGCGGGTGCCGGGACAATTCGACGAAGCCGTCCTCCTGCGCGCCCACACCGCAGCGCTCCTGAAACGCATCGAGGAGCCGGGCGACATCGACGAGGACACGCCGCACTTTCCCGGCATCGCGCAACACGCCCGCCGTTCCGTCGCCGCCGCGCTGGACGCGACCGCCGCCGCGCTCGCCGGCCACCGCGCCTTCGCGCTGATGCGCCCGCCCGGCCACCACTGCACGCGCAATCAGGCGATGGGTTTCTGTTACCTCAACCAGATCGCCGTCGCCGCGCTCGAGGCGCAGGCCAATCGTGGCGTCCGCGTGGCGGTGTGGGACTTCGACGCGCATCACGGCAACGGCACCGAGGACATCCTCGAGGGCAAACCCGGTGTCTTCTTCGCGTCGGTGCACCAAAGCCCCGGCTATCCCGGCACCGGCACGCGCTCGACGGTCAACTGCCGCAACTTCCCCGTGAAGCCACACACGCCGCGCGAATTCCACCTCGGCGAACTCGCCCGCTCCTGGGAGGCCGTGCTGAGCTTCAAACCCGACCTCGTGCTCGTCTCGGCCGGCTTCGACGCGTTCGAAGGCGACCCGATCACCGAGATGACGCTCGCACTCGACGACTTTGCCGAGCTCGGCCGCTGGCTCCGCCAGAGCGGACTGCCCGCCGCCGCCGTGCTGGAGGGCGGTTACGCCGATCAACTTCCCCAACTCATCGACGCGTTCCTCACCGCCTGGGACCAGTGA
- a CDS encoding HRDC domain-containing protein: protein MHTIPHYRLLDKADQLEPLYAALDRVDEIALDTEADNLFRYRTKVCLLQILAGSEIYLVDLLAELPLEPLWQRLATKHLVMHGSDYDLRLLRGLCDFRPRSLFDTMFAAQLLNIPRFGLAALLEQHFDVKLDKDHQKANWSQRPLDRDMLDYAAMDVHLLPGLRDKLTEQLAALGRIEWQKQKCQWQIDVAGDGFAGPDENSWRVGGSEKLGGRGLAVLYQVWHWRERWAEKLDTPPFKVTGNEMLMRIARAADDGAPVAKALEVHLGRRHDRLFPSLAEAVRHGFATDPRSLPRRERRREFAPLTPEELSRQDKIKADRDRLAQSLNLDPTMIATRSQLVQVARSPATIDEVLLPWQAQLLKAEPAWKS from the coding sequence GTGCATACGATACCGCATTACCGACTCCTCGATAAAGCCGACCAACTTGAGCCGCTCTACGCCGCGCTCGATCGCGTCGACGAAATCGCCCTCGATACCGAGGCGGACAACCTCTTCCGCTACCGCACGAAGGTTTGCCTGCTCCAAATCCTCGCCGGCAGCGAGATCTACCTCGTCGACCTGCTCGCCGAGCTGCCGCTCGAGCCGCTTTGGCAGCGCCTCGCGACCAAGCACCTCGTGATGCACGGCAGCGACTACGACCTGCGCCTGTTGCGCGGGCTCTGCGACTTCCGGCCGCGCAGCCTGTTCGACACCATGTTCGCCGCGCAGCTGCTCAACATCCCGCGCTTCGGTCTCGCCGCGCTCCTCGAGCAGCACTTCGACGTGAAACTCGACAAGGACCACCAGAAGGCCAACTGGTCGCAGCGCCCGCTCGACCGCGACATGCTCGACTACGCCGCGATGGACGTGCACCTCCTGCCCGGCCTGCGCGACAAACTCACCGAGCAGCTCGCCGCCCTCGGCCGCATCGAGTGGCAGAAACAGAAATGCCAGTGGCAAATCGATGTCGCCGGCGATGGTTTTGCCGGCCCGGATGAGAATTCCTGGCGCGTCGGCGGCTCCGAGAAACTCGGCGGCCGCGGCCTCGCCGTCCTTTACCAAGTCTGGCACTGGCGCGAACGCTGGGCCGAGAAGCTCGACACGCCTCCCTTCAAGGTCACCGGCAACGAAATGCTCATGCGCATCGCGCGCGCAGCCGACGACGGCGCGCCCGTCGCCAAGGCGCTCGAAGTCCACCTCGGCCGCCGCCACGACCGCCTCTTCCCGAGTCTCGCCGAGGCCGTGCGCCACGGTTTCGCGACCGATCCCCGCTCTCTCCCGCGCCGGGAGCGCCGCCGCGAGTTCGCTCCGCTGACGCCCGAGGAGCTCTCGCGACAGGACAAGATCAAGGCCGACCGCGACCGCCTCGCGCAGAGCCTCAATCTCGATCCCACGATGATCGCCACGCGCTCGCAACTCGTGCAAGTCGCGCGGAGTCCCGCGACGATCGATGAGGTCCTCCTCCCGTGGCAGGCCCAGCTCCTCAAAGCCGAGCCCGCGTGGAAGAGCTGA